TCTTCCGCCGCCCGAACGGTGTAGCGCTCAGCACTGCGTATCTGGGTTTTTTCATCGCCTTCGGCGCGGTGCTGATACTGCTTGTCGCTGCGTCCGCGTGGTATGACGGCGGGTTTCAGCTCTGGGGCAATTTCGCAAAGAAGATTGCGGTCCATAATAACGACATCTCAACAACCCGCGCCGGCTTCAAGTACATTTTCTTGTGGAACGATGCGAACAAGGGCGTGGCCTTCCAGCAGCAGCAGACACTGTGGCGGGTCATCATGGGCGTCGTGCTCCTGGCCACCGCATTTCTCACGCGCAAGCTGGAAGATTACGAGACGTTGCCGCTCGGGTTCATTCCCGTGTTCTTTCTTGCCGCGCCTACCTTCTATTACTACGTAATGCTGCTGGTCCCGCTGTTTCTCTTCCTCCCAAAGACCGAGCGTTTGCCCCGGGTGTTCGGCGTCATGCTGATGTTCGGCGTGTCCATTGCCGCGTATGCGACCGGTTTCCGTTATGAACACAACTTCACCTTCTTTTATATTTGCTCCTGGATGCTCCTGAGCCTGTGCGCGTACATCGCCCTGACGGCCCTGTTGCCGGTTCCGGTGGCGGCAGCAACACCAGCTGCCACGCCCGAACTTGCGCCCCCGGCCCGGCGGCGAGCCCCGTGGCGGCCGCTGGCCTCTTTCGGCGGCGGCCTTTTTGCGGCGGCGGCCGTCGGTGTGGCCGCGCTTGCCGCCATAACGCAACTACAGAAGCCGCAGGTTCCGGCCGGCCCGGCGATCAAGCAGGGCGCCAGCCAACGCACGCTGGTTTTTGTTGGAGACGTCATGCTGTCGCGCAACGTCGCGCGCCGGGTCGCGCAGCAGGGCGGGGATTTCACCTATCCGTTTCAGAGGGTCGCGCCGTATCTGCAGCAAGCGGACTTGGCGTTCTGCAACATGGAATGCCCCGTTTCGGGCAGAGGCGCGCGCGTCGAGAAACAGTATACGTTCAATGCCCCGCCGGAGGCAGTGGCCGGTCCTGTTTTTGCGGGCTTCGATGTGGTTTCTCTGGCGAACAATCACATCCTGGATTTCGGCCCCGCGGCCTTGGAAGACACGGTGCGACTCCTGGAATCGCGCCGCATTCAAACGGTGGGATTGACGGAGCGCGATGCGCCTCAGAAACCCGTGATCGTTGATTTGAGCGGATTGCGGGTCGGCTTCCTGGCGTATTGCGACCCGGAGACGCCATATGCGTTTGCCAAAGAGTACGAAGTCTTCGAGACACGTCCGGCCAAGGCCACCCGAGATGCGCTGACGCGGGACATTCCCGCGTTGAAGGGCAAGGTAGATATCGTTGTGGTCTCGATGCACTGGGGCATCGAGTATGTGCCGGAGCCGACCGAACACCAACGGGAATTGGGCCGGTACCTCATCGATCAGGGCGCGCACATCGTGGCGGGACATCACCAGCACGTCCAGCAGGAGCCCGAAGCCTACAAAGAGGGGCTCATCCTGCATGGCATGGGCAATTTCGTATTTGACCAATATTCGCGGCCCTTGACGCGGTTGAGCCGGTTGTACCGCATCGTCGTGGACAACGCTGGTCTCGTGCGCGCCGAATACCTGCCGCTCGAAATCCCGCAGAATGAGTGGCAGCCACGCCCCACCGCGCAGGCATTTGTGCCCGTCCCGCTCAAGAGACAGCCCGTGTCAGGCGCCAACACCGGCCTGAACGCACCCTGAAAAGTCGGGCGTCCTGTTACTGACGGGCTTTCACGCAACTCTTGGCTCACCGCGACAGGGGGGTTATAATTCCCTCCCGTTCGCCTCTGGGGTTATGAAGAAGTCCATCAGAAAGGTCTGGTCATGGCGCATTTTGAGCCGGAACGGCGCATTGAGCTGCAGCAGGTCCGGAATCGGCTTGAGGAAATCAAGTCGTTCGTCTACACGGATGCGCGCGGAGCGGAGCGTGTTGAGTATTGCGTGACGGGCACGGGCCGCGGCCCGGAACGGCCCCCGGAACACGGCTGGCACCCCTTTTCCATTCCGGGTTCGTGGGGCGGCCTCGACCGGACCACGTGGTTTCGCGCGCGCTTTGTCCTGCCTGCTGAATACCGGGGCCGTTGCGCCGTGGCCCTCCTCAAGATCGCCGGCCAGACGTACATCGAGGGCATCGGCCCTTCCGATGAATCCGGGGACGCGCTGGCCTTTGTCAATGGCGTGGCCACGCAGGGCATCGACCGGAATCATGAAGACATCGTCTTGACGCCCGAGGCGCGGGGCGGCGAGTGTTTCGAGATTGCGCTGGAAGCATGCCCCGGACCGCGTTTCGACGCGATGCACGTATTCCGCCGTGCCGACATGGCGGTGTTCAATCAGGGGGTATGGGATTTCTACTGGGACGCGACGGTGGCCCTGGACGTTCACGCGGAACTCGACGGGGAAAGCGCGGATGCGCGGCGCCTGCTGGACGCCGTAACGCAGGCTGTGTTCAAGGTGGATTTGCAGCACGCGGGCACACCGGCGTTTTTCGCGTCGCTTGAACATGCACGCCACTTCCTTCGCGCCCTGCTCCTGCTGTTCCGGGGCAGCCGCGGCATGGGCCAACTGGCGTTGATCGGCCATTCGCACATCGATACGGCGTGGCTGTGGCCCCTGCGCGAGACACAGCGCAAGGTCGCGCGTACGTGGTCGACCGCCCTTCGGCTGATGGAGCGCTACCCCGAGTTTATCTTCGCGGCGAGCCAGCCCGCGCTCTACGAATTCATAAAGGAGAACCACCCCGAGCTCTGGCGGCAGGTCAAGAAGCGCGTGAAGGAAGGCCGCTGGGAGCCGTGCGGGGCGTCCTACGTCGAGCAGGACAACAACATCTCGTCGGGCGAATCGCTGGTCCGCCAGTTCCTGACCGGAAACCGTTTCTATGAACGCGAATTCGGCGTGCGCTCGCGCATCGCGTGGCTGCCGGACGCGTTCGGCTTCCCCTGGACCCTGCCTCAGATACTGCGCAAGGCGCAGATCGACGCGTTTCACACGATCAAGATCTTCTGGGGCCGGTTCACGCGGTTCCCGTTTAATCTGTTTCAATGGCAAGGCGCGGACGGCACGCGCATTCCCACGTTTCTGCCCTTTGTCAACTACAACGGTAATCCGCTTCCTTCGGAATGCATCAGGCAATGGAAACATTTCGA
This is a stretch of genomic DNA from Candidatus Hydrogenedentota bacterium. It encodes these proteins:
- a CDS encoding CapA family protein; this encodes MKFMYLLVKLDDPAQRHMLKIAIAGAAIVLAAFWWLVKRGTIRGVFRVIFDVLLVAVAGAAVFAYFEFGWLRYGQYMNPHDVYHYYMGAKYSQEHGYFNLYRCSYIADREMRGVFKKSAIRNLDTHGYESVAQVWANREKCKAAFTPERWQEFKADIRYFQSVMPTYKWQQVLGDKGYNATPVWNALARLLTEIAPTNNRWAMRFLTYIDLVLLVVMFGFVWAAFGWRVMLFAIIFHGTNYFMAFVHIKGAFMRLDWVAGLVIGLCLLKLRWYKTAGGVLAYAGMARVFPVIFVFGIGVKALFNGLAWLRDRIFRRPNGVALSTAYLGFFIAFGAVLILLVAASAWYDGGFQLWGNFAKKIAVHNNDISTTRAGFKYIFLWNDANKGVAFQQQQTLWRVIMGVVLLATAFLTRKLEDYETLPLGFIPVFFLAAPTFYYYVMLLVPLFLFLPKTERLPRVFGVMLMFGVSIAAYATGFRYEHNFTFFYICSWMLLSLCAYIALTALLPVPVAAATPAATPELAPPARRRAPWRPLASFGGGLFAAAAVGVAALAAITQLQKPQVPAGPAIKQGASQRTLVFVGDVMLSRNVARRVAQQGGDFTYPFQRVAPYLQQADLAFCNMECPVSGRGARVEKQYTFNAPPEAVAGPVFAGFDVVSLANNHILDFGPAALEDTVRLLESRRIQTVGLTERDAPQKPVIVDLSGLRVGFLAYCDPETPYAFAKEYEVFETRPAKATRDALTRDIPALKGKVDIVVVSMHWGIEYVPEPTEHQRELGRYLIDQGAHIVAGHHQHVQQEPEAYKEGLILHGMGNFVFDQYSRPLTRLSRLYRIVVDNAGLVRAEYLPLEIPQNEWQPRPTAQAFVPVPLKRQPVSGANTGLNAP